Proteins encoded within one genomic window of Balaenoptera ricei isolate mBalRic1 chromosome 10, mBalRic1.hap2, whole genome shotgun sequence:
- the TMT1B gene encoding thiol S-methyltransferase TMT1B — protein sequence MDTLVRLLQLLVLLLTLPLHLMALLGFWEPLCKTYFPYLMAMLTVKCNRKMDGKKQELFSQIKGLAGASGKVALLELGCGTGANFQFYPSGCRITCLDPNPHFEKFLTKSMAKNRHLEYERFVVAFGEDMRQLANGSMDVVVSTLVLCSVQSPKRVLQEVRRVLRPGGMFFFWEHVAEPRGSWAFLWQQVLEPTWKHIGDGCCLTRETWKDLENAQFSELQMERQPPPIKWLPVGPHIMGKAVK from the exons ATGGACACCCTGGTCCGACTCCTGCAGCTGCTGGTGCTGCTCCTGACCCTGCCCCTGCACCTCATGGCTCTGCTGGGCTTCTGGGAGCCCCTGTGCAAGACCTATTTCCCCTACCTGATGGCCATGCTGACAGTCAAGTGCAACCGCAAGATGGACGGCAAGAAACAGGAGCTCTTCAGCCAGATAAAGGGGCTGGCAGGAGCCTCGGGGAAGGTGGCCCTGCTGGAGCTGGGCTGTGGCACTGGCGCCAACTTCCAGTTCTACCCATCTGGCTGCAGGATCACCTGCCTGGACCCGAACCCCCACTTTGAGAAGTTCCTGACAAAGAGTATGGCCAAGAATAGGCATCTTGAATACGAACGGTTTGTGGTAGCTTTCGGAGAGGACATGAGACAGCTGGCCAATGGCTCCATGGACGTGGTGGTCAGCACCTTGGTGCTGTGCTCGGTGCAGAGCCCAAAGAGGGTCCTGCAGGAAGTTCGGAGAGTACTGAGGCCG ggAGGAATGTTTTTTTTCTGGGAGCACGTGGCTGAGCCGCGTGGAAGCTGGGCCTTCCTGTGGCAGCAGGTTTTAGAGCCCACCTGGAAACACATTGGGGATGGCTGCTGCCTCACCAGAGAGACCTGGAAAGATCTGGAGAATGCCCAGTTCTCTGAACTCCAGATGGAACGACAACCCCCTCCCATCAAGTGGTTACCTGTTGGGCCCCATATCATGGGAAAGGCGGTGAAATAA